Proteins from one Mesorhizobium sp. AR10 genomic window:
- a CDS encoding type II toxin-antitoxin system Phd/YefM family antitoxin: MKVDFKTLKMMELRSSPGEVLDRVARDGEVFIVERNGQPKACLVPVSFLLPDIPPERIAKDLNKLDGNDTNYKLTINDSKELEISCLEKAADEDIVITVVLPHGYPNSAPRLYAEQVAPNAPHRWPDGSLSIFGATAAWNSKTHDAAHALNLARGWLKHYAKWRKTGNWPGASEAL; encoded by the coding sequence TTGAAAGTTGATTTTAAGACACTGAAAATGATGGAGTTGCGCAGCTCGCCGGGCGAGGTCTTGGACCGCGTGGCGAGAGACGGCGAAGTTTTCATCGTTGAACGAAACGGGCAGCCCAAAGCCTGTCTTGTGCCGGTTTCCTTTCTGCTCCCGGACATCCCACCCGAACGAATTGCCAAGGATCTGAATAAGCTCGACGGCAACGATACGAACTACAAACTCACCATCAACGATAGCAAAGAACTCGAGATCAGCTGTCTCGAGAAGGCTGCCGACGAAGATATCGTCATCACTGTCGTGCTGCCGCATGGATATCCGAATTCCGCACCGCGGCTCTATGCCGAGCAAGTCGCGCCCAATGCGCCGCACCGTTGGCCAGACGGATCACTGTCAATTTTTGGCGCGACCGCAGCCTGGAATTCAAAAACACACGACGCCGCCCATGCGCTCAATCTCGCGCGTGGCTGGCTGAAACACTACGCCAAGTGGCGAAAAACCGGCAACTGGCCGGGAGCGAGCGAGGCCCTATGA
- a CDS encoding ThiF family adenylyltransferase, which produces MSQAADRVGQTSRFNCVMSGVQNFTLVDNDTLGSENVIRHICGRSFVGQKKVDAVASVLLDRNPNANIVKIDADIMSYPDLDAEVRKSHAVVLATDNEPSRYTINEICVRNAVPFVVGRVFTRGIGGEVFAFRPPAGGCLACLESRLERTQFREGIKEIDLVSEEEREKVYGMEIEEIKDSPGLAVDIAFISAFHTRFILDAIARQLNERPKYLTPIDENYVVWGNRPVHPFNKHFQLQRITLDAQAGCAVCSSRSSTHV; this is translated from the coding sequence TTGTCGCAGGCTGCGGATCGGGTGGGGCAAACGTCGCGCTTCAACTGTGTCATGTCGGGCGTGCAAAATTTCACGCTGGTCGACAATGACACCCTGGGCTCTGAAAACGTGATCCGGCATATCTGCGGCCGGAGCTTTGTCGGCCAAAAGAAAGTGGACGCTGTTGCCAGCGTCCTTCTCGACCGCAATCCCAACGCGAACATCGTCAAGATCGACGCTGACATCATGAGCTATCCGGACCTCGACGCCGAGGTCCGAAAATCTCACGCCGTGGTGCTCGCAACAGACAACGAGCCCTCACGCTATACCATCAATGAAATCTGTGTTCGCAACGCCGTCCCTTTCGTCGTCGGCCGTGTCTTCACCCGGGGAATCGGTGGTGAAGTTTTTGCCTTTCGGCCGCCCGCTGGGGGGTGTCTGGCCTGCCTCGAAAGCCGCCTGGAGCGGACGCAATTCAGAGAGGGCATCAAGGAAATCGACCTGGTTTCCGAGGAAGAGCGCGAGAAAGTGTACGGGATGGAAATCGAGGAGATCAAAGACTCTCCCGGACTTGCCGTCGATATCGCCTTTATCAGCGCGTTCCACACCCGCTTCATCCTCGATGCCATCGCCCGGCAGTTGAACGAGCGACCCAAGTACCTGACGCCGATCGATGAAAACTACGTCGTGTGGGGCAATCGGCCAGTACACCCGTTCAACAAGCATTTTCAACTTCAACGGATCACGCTCGACGCGCAGGCGGGGTGCGCGGTGTGCTCGTCCAGGAGCAGCACCCATGTTTAG
- a CDS encoding NAD(P)/FAD-dependent oxidoreductase has translation MVEQRTVAVIGGGVIGASCALMLAHEGHRVTVIEEGRIGHGCSWGNGAQYNAGSSFPMAHPGVMWRALRWLADTNGPVRLAPREMPRTLPWLVRFLLTGRRDAWEAAYVALHALHAPCAELYRDMLGEIEWKRVFRPNGALHVSRDVSPGALDGLVDRLRAAHGVAFERLNAEELSELEPGLSRDYRRGIFFSGGGHVTSPLALVEGLMGRAAALGVAIRTARVLAFEPGIDGVTLQTNTGPHRCDVVVIAAGIASRDLGRSLGISLSLASERGYHVTMPGITSVISRPVTDAESAFVATPLEEGLRIVGIAEFDAPGAPRDPKQSNKLVACARAMLPDLRIGEMSHWMGVRPSTPDSLPIIGPHPDHATILFATGHGHMGISGAPMTAAIVCDLVAGRTPRRSCAPYRVR, from the coding sequence ATGGTTGAACAACGGACCGTCGCCGTCATTGGCGGGGGCGTAATCGGCGCGAGTTGCGCGCTCATGCTGGCGCATGAAGGACACCGTGTCACCGTGATCGAGGAGGGTCGTATCGGCCATGGCTGCTCTTGGGGTAATGGCGCCCAATACAATGCGGGATCGTCTTTCCCCATGGCTCATCCCGGTGTCATGTGGCGTGCGCTACGCTGGCTCGCCGACACCAACGGTCCGGTGCGCCTCGCGCCACGTGAGATGCCTCGCACCCTCCCATGGCTCGTCCGCTTCCTGCTAACCGGCCGCCGGGACGCCTGGGAGGCGGCCTATGTGGCGTTGCATGCTCTCCATGCCCCCTGTGCAGAGCTTTATCGTGACATGCTCGGCGAGATTGAGTGGAAACGGGTGTTCAGGCCGAACGGCGCCCTGCATGTCTCGCGCGATGTTTCACCTGGCGCACTCGACGGGCTTGTGGACAGGTTGCGGGCAGCGCATGGCGTCGCATTCGAGAGGCTCAATGCCGAGGAGCTCAGCGAATTAGAGCCGGGCTTGTCCCGTGACTACCGACGCGGGATTTTTTTTTCTGGCGGCGGGCATGTGACCTCACCGCTAGCGCTAGTGGAGGGTCTAATGGGGCGGGCCGCCGCATTGGGCGTTGCTATTCGCACGGCACGGGTGTTGGCTTTCGAGCCCGGCATCGACGGGGTGACGCTGCAGACAAACACGGGGCCTCACCGCTGCGACGTCGTGGTCATTGCAGCAGGCATCGCCAGCCGGGACCTGGGCCGCTCCCTCGGAATTTCCCTGTCTTTGGCCAGCGAGCGGGGCTATCACGTCACTATGCCCGGCATTACCAGCGTCATCAGCCGCCCTGTGACCGACGCAGAATCGGCCTTTGTCGCCACGCCTCTGGAGGAAGGGCTGCGCATCGTGGGCATCGCGGAGTTCGATGCACCCGGTGCGCCGCGCGATCCGAAGCAGAGCAACAAGCTGGTGGCGTGCGCCCGCGCAATGTTGCCAGACCTGCGAATAGGCGAGATGAGCCATTGGATGGGCGTAAGACCGTCGACGCCGGACAGCCTGCCGATCATCGGTCCCCATCCCGATCATGCCACCATCCTGTTTGCCACTGGCCATGGCCACATGGGAATCAGCGGCGCCCCCATGACAGCGGCGATCGTCTGCGATCTCGTCGCCGGTCGCACGCCCCGGCGCTCGTGCGCTCCTTACAGGGTGCGTTAG
- a CDS encoding ABC transporter ATP-binding protein, whose product MKQTGANDAFVKFSGIQKTYDGETLVVKNLNLDIARGEFLTMLGPSGSGKTTTLMMLAGFEVPTRGHIYLEGRSISGMPPHKRNIGMVFQNYALFPHMTVEENLAFPLKVRKLGKSEIEARIKVALNMVRLSVQGKRRPGQLSGGQQQRVALARALVFEPKLVLMDEPLGALDRQLREEMQLEIKHIHEDLGITVVYVTHDQSEALTMSDRIAVFNDGIIQQVAAPAELYERPQNRFVAQFIGENNQLHGKVVALHDTTCTVEIPGAGNVQALAVSVDMVGRLTVLSLRPERVKLNPTPGSLPNVFSARVTEVIYLGDHVRARMSVCGRDDFVLKLPNSDGGAHVQPGAAITVGWRTEDCRALDAS is encoded by the coding sequence GTGAAGCAGACCGGCGCGAACGATGCCTTTGTAAAGTTTTCCGGCATTCAGAAAACCTACGACGGGGAAACGCTGGTCGTCAAAAATCTCAACTTGGATATCGCCCGGGGTGAGTTTTTGACCATGCTAGGCCCCTCCGGATCTGGCAAAACGACGACCCTCATGATGCTCGCCGGCTTCGAGGTACCCACCAGGGGACACATTTATCTGGAGGGGCGCTCGATCAGCGGCATGCCCCCGCATAAGCGCAACATTGGCATGGTGTTCCAAAACTACGCGCTTTTTCCGCATATGACCGTCGAGGAGAACCTGGCTTTCCCGCTCAAGGTCCGCAAGCTGGGTAAGTCTGAAATAGAAGCTCGGATTAAGGTTGCGCTCAACATGGTCCGGCTCAGTGTCCAAGGCAAGCGCCGCCCTGGTCAGCTTTCCGGCGGTCAACAGCAACGAGTGGCGCTCGCCCGCGCACTCGTCTTCGAGCCCAAGCTCGTGCTCATGGACGAGCCACTCGGCGCACTAGACAGACAGCTGCGCGAGGAGATGCAGCTCGAGATCAAGCACATCCACGAGGATCTCGGCATTACCGTAGTTTACGTGACTCATGATCAGAGCGAGGCGCTGACCATGTCGGACCGCATTGCCGTGTTCAACGACGGCATCATCCAACAGGTCGCCGCGCCGGCCGAACTGTACGAACGGCCACAAAATCGCTTCGTCGCCCAGTTCATCGGCGAAAACAACCAGCTTCATGGCAAAGTCGTCGCTTTACACGATACGACCTGCACCGTGGAAATTCCAGGGGCCGGCAACGTGCAGGCGCTGGCTGTCAGCGTCGACATGGTTGGTCGGCTGACAGTTTTGTCGTTGCGACCCGAACGGGTCAAACTAAACCCCACACCCGGCTCGCTACCGAATGTCTTCAGCGCGCGGGTCACCGAGGTGATCTACCTAGGCGACCACGTTCGTGCCCGGATGTCGGTCTGTGGCCGTGACGATTTTGTGCTGAAGCTACCGAATTCGGACGGCGGCGCTCACGTTCAGCCCGGTGCGGCAATCACGGTCGGGTGGAGAACGGAGGATTGTCGGGCGCTGGACGCGTCGTGA
- a CDS encoding error-prone DNA polymerase — protein MTAGGRYAELQVTSHFSFLRGASSCEELFAQAALLGIDALAVVDRNSLAGIVRAHEAAKATGVRLIVGCRLDLADGMSILAYPTDRPAYSRLCRLLSLGKGRAGKAKCHLEWDDVVVYGDGLIAVLVPDQADDVCGLRLRRLREAFGDRAYLALSLRRRPNDQLRLYELANLAASMRVPTVVTNDVLFHEPARRMMQDVVTCIRHNVTIDDAGFRRERHADRYLKSGDEMARLFSRYPEALARTIEIADCCRFSMAELAYQYPEEKTMPGLTAQQALEKLTWEGAARRYPEGLPDKVIGILKHELRLIETLEYAPYFLTVNSIVRFARSQDILCQGRGSAANSAVCYVLGITSIDPERNNLLFERFVSQERREPPDIDVDFEHERREIVMQWVYETYGRDHAALCSTVIRYRTKGAVRDVGKALGLPEDMTKLLSSQIWCHGEAVDEQRARELNLNLGDRRLRLTLELAAQLAGTPRHLSQHPGGFVLTHDRLDDLVPIEPAAMKDRQVVEWDKDDIDALKFMKVDVLALGMLTAMKRSFDLLSEHKGVTLDLATIPAEDPHTYAMIRKADTLGTFQIESRAQMSMLPRMKPRTFYDLVIEVAIVRPGPIQGDMVHPYLRRRDGKEAVTFPTPELERVLGKTLGVPLFQEQAMQVSMVCAGFSAGEADQLRRAMATFKHTGGVSKFRDKLVNGMIANGYTPEFAEKTFSQLEGFGSYGFPESHAASFALIAYASSWMKCWHPDVFCAALLNSQPMGFYLPAQIVRDARDHDVEVRPVCVNVSRWDCTLEPTDVEDRFAVRLGLRMVKGLANDDAAAIITARADEPFLSVDDLWRRAGVRAASLVQLAEADAFLPDLKLARRNALWAIKALRDEPLSLFAAATSREQQTVPEIHEPAIVLRPMTAGREVVEDYGHVGLTLRNHPVSFLRADLHRRRIVTCQEAMQARDKRWLEAAGLVLVRQRPGSAKGVMFLTMEDETGAANVVVWVKVFEKFRRVLLSSAMLGVRGRIQREGEVVHLVAHELTDLSAELASVGNRDTPFPLPHGRGDEAYHGAPGIDPRSLPKGRNIVDPYDHIDRIKVKTRDFR, from the coding sequence ATGACTGCCGGAGGCCGATATGCCGAGCTGCAGGTCACCTCGCATTTCTCGTTCCTGCGTGGAGCATCATCCTGCGAGGAGCTGTTTGCGCAGGCGGCACTGCTCGGCATCGATGCGCTCGCCGTCGTCGATCGCAATTCGCTTGCCGGCATTGTGCGCGCCCACGAAGCGGCAAAGGCGACAGGTGTGCGGCTGATCGTCGGCTGTCGCCTCGATCTCGCCGACGGCATGTCGATCCTGGCCTATCCGACGGACCGGCCCGCCTATTCGCGTCTCTGCCGCCTGCTGTCGCTCGGCAAGGGTAGGGCGGGCAAAGCAAAATGCCATCTCGAATGGGATGACGTCGTCGTCTATGGGGACGGACTGATCGCGGTCCTGGTGCCGGATCAGGCCGATGATGTCTGCGGCTTGCGTCTACGACGCCTGCGCGAGGCTTTCGGTGATCGCGCCTATCTTGCGCTCAGTTTGCGCAGACGTCCGAACGACCAGCTGCGGCTTTATGAGCTGGCAAACCTTGCGGCATCGATGCGCGTTCCAACCGTCGTCACCAACGACGTGCTATTCCACGAGCCGGCCCGCCGCATGATGCAGGATGTCGTCACCTGCATTCGCCACAACGTCACCATCGATGATGCCGGCTTCCGGCGCGAACGTCATGCCGATCGCTATCTCAAGTCGGGGGACGAGATGGCCCGGCTGTTCAGCCGTTATCCCGAGGCCTTGGCGCGCACGATCGAGATCGCCGATTGCTGCCGTTTTTCAATGGCCGAGCTCGCCTATCAATACCCTGAGGAAAAGACGATGCCGGGCCTTACGGCCCAGCAGGCGCTCGAAAAGCTGACCTGGGAGGGTGCCGCCCGCCGTTACCCTGAAGGCTTGCCCGACAAGGTGATCGGCATTTTGAAACACGAGCTGCGGCTGATCGAGACGCTCGAATACGCACCGTACTTCCTTACGGTCAACTCCATCGTTCGTTTCGCTCGTAGCCAGGACATCCTTTGCCAGGGCCGCGGCTCGGCCGCCAATTCGGCCGTCTGCTATGTGCTCGGCATCACCTCGATCGATCCCGAACGCAACAACCTTCTGTTTGAGAGGTTCGTCAGCCAGGAACGGCGCGAACCGCCTGACATCGATGTCGACTTCGAGCACGAGCGGCGCGAGATCGTGATGCAGTGGGTCTACGAGACCTACGGGCGCGACCACGCAGCACTCTGCTCGACTGTCATCCGCTACAGGACGAAAGGCGCCGTTCGTGATGTTGGCAAGGCACTCGGCCTGCCCGAAGACATGACGAAGCTTCTGTCGTCGCAGATCTGGTGCCATGGTGAGGCGGTCGATGAGCAGCGTGCCAGAGAGCTCAACCTCAATCTCGGCGATCGGCGCCTGCGCCTGACCCTCGAACTCGCAGCGCAACTTGCCGGCACGCCGCGCCATCTCTCGCAACATCCGGGCGGCTTTGTCCTGACGCACGATCGGCTCGACGATCTCGTGCCGATCGAACCGGCGGCGATGAAGGATCGCCAGGTCGTGGAATGGGACAAGGACGATATCGACGCTTTGAAGTTTATGAAGGTCGACGTGTTGGCGCTCGGAATGCTGACGGCGATGAAGCGGTCATTCGATCTCCTGTCCGAGCACAAGGGCGTCACACTCGACCTGGCGACGATCCCAGCCGAGGATCCGCATACCTACGCGATGATCAGAAAGGCTGACACGCTCGGCACCTTCCAGATCGAATCCCGCGCGCAGATGTCGATGCTGCCGCGCATGAAGCCCCGGACATTCTACGACCTGGTCATCGAGGTGGCGATCGTCCGTCCGGGGCCGATCCAGGGCGACATGGTCCATCCCTATCTTCGTCGGCGCGACGGCAAGGAAGCGGTGACGTTTCCGACACCGGAACTCGAGCGCGTGCTGGGCAAGACGCTCGGCGTGCCTTTGTTTCAGGAACAGGCAATGCAGGTCTCCATGGTCTGCGCCGGCTTTTCCGCCGGCGAGGCCGACCAGCTGCGACGCGCCATGGCCACCTTTAAACATACTGGCGGCGTCTCGAAATTCCGCGACAAGCTGGTCAACGGCATGATCGCCAATGGCTACACCCCGGAATTTGCCGAAAAGACGTTTTCGCAATTGGAGGGCTTCGGCAGCTACGGCTTCCCCGAAAGCCACGCCGCCTCTTTCGCCCTGATCGCTTACGCTTCGTCCTGGATGAAATGCTGGCATCCGGATGTGTTTTGCGCAGCACTGCTCAATTCGCAGCCGATGGGCTTCTATCTGCCGGCGCAGATCGTGCGAGACGCGCGCGATCATGATGTCGAGGTGCGCCCGGTCTGCGTCAATGTCAGCCGCTGGGATTGCACGCTCGAGCCGACCGATGTCGAGGACCGCTTTGCTGTCCGGCTCGGTCTGCGCATGGTGAAGGGTCTCGCCAATGACGATGCGGCCGCGATCATCACAGCGCGGGCCGATGAGCCCTTCCTCTCGGTCGATGATCTCTGGCGCCGCGCCGGCGTGCGGGCGGCGTCACTCGTCCAGCTCGCCGAAGCCGACGCTTTTTTGCCGGACCTGAAACTTGCCCGCCGCAATGCGCTCTGGGCGATCAAGGCGCTTCGCGATGAACCGTTGTCCCTGTTTGCAGCCGCCACGTCCCGCGAACAGCAGACCGTGCCGGAGATCCATGAGCCTGCCATAGTCCTGAGGCCGATGACGGCGGGCCGCGAGGTCGTCGAGGATTACGGCCATGTCGGTCTGACTTTGCGCAATCATCCGGTCTCGTTCCTGCGAGCTGACCTCCACCGGCGCCGCATCGTGACCTGTCAGGAAGCCATGCAGGCGCGGGACAAACGATGGCTCGAGGCCGCCGGCCTGGTACTGGTCCGGCAACGGCCAGGCTCGGCTAAAGGCGTCATGTTCCTCACCATGGAGGACGAGACCGGCGCCGCCAACGTCGTCGTCTGGGTCAAGGTGTTCGAGAAATTCCGGCGCGTGCTTCTATCCTCCGCCATGCTCGGCGTGCGCGGCCGCATTCAGCGGGAAGGGGAGGTGGTGCATCTCGTCGCCCACGAGCTGACCGATCTGTCGGCTGAGCTGGCGAGCGTGGGAAATCGCGACACACCGTTTCCCCTGCCTCATGGCCGCGGTGACGAAGCCTATCACGGCGCGCCGGGCATCGATCCGCGGAGCCTGCCGAAAGGTCGCAACATCGTCGACCCCTACGATCATATCGACCGCATCAAGGTGAAGACGCGGGATTTCAGGTAA
- a CDS encoding patatin-like phospholipase family protein yields MQGDENKIGLALSGGGSRAIAFHLGCLRALHRLGLIERVVILSTVSGGSVIGAYFHAHKGDFPSFETKIRELLAQGLVKPMVKKLFSPLGLKVLCSTLLIGSIAICTAILRMVMRIARWIVPGALSDCFERFEIRSPLHRFANRTTLLEAALDDVLFKSASLGSLPTSPHLVINATELRTGSAFRFGTKESGSWRWGRLHRNDVSIAHAVAASAAYPLFLPAFDETLIFDKDGQLRSDRVVLTDGGVYDNLGLGCLWPDRSADVSLNVIPVDTIVCCSAGYGLRRDPPSQFFFARMFSVFGALFDRAQNAAMHRLHEAKRSRQIKTFILPYLGQQDREVPNPPADLVRREEVHTYPTNFSAMTTEWIDRLSLRGEQLTLCLARAHIPHVAGAS; encoded by the coding sequence ATGCAGGGCGACGAAAACAAGATTGGTTTGGCTCTGTCTGGCGGGGGGTCCCGCGCAATCGCGTTCCACCTCGGCTGTCTTCGAGCGCTCCACCGGCTCGGACTAATCGAACGCGTCGTCATCCTTTCGACGGTGTCAGGCGGCAGCGTCATCGGCGCGTATTTTCACGCGCATAAGGGAGATTTCCCATCGTTTGAAACCAAGATCCGCGAACTCCTCGCGCAAGGTCTGGTCAAGCCGATGGTGAAAAAGCTTTTCAGCCCGCTCGGCCTGAAGGTCCTTTGTTCCACTTTGCTCATAGGCTCTATCGCGATCTGTACCGCGATACTTAGGATGGTGATGAGGATCGCAAGGTGGATCGTTCCGGGGGCTCTGTCTGACTGCTTCGAACGATTCGAAATACGATCGCCATTACATCGCTTTGCAAACCGGACGACCTTGCTGGAGGCAGCGCTGGACGACGTTTTGTTCAAGAGCGCCTCGCTCGGCAGCCTGCCGACAAGCCCGCATCTCGTTATCAATGCGACGGAATTGCGGACGGGCTCCGCCTTTCGATTTGGCACAAAGGAGTCGGGTTCTTGGAGATGGGGTAGGCTCCATCGCAACGATGTTTCCATTGCGCACGCAGTCGCCGCTTCTGCTGCCTATCCGCTCTTTTTACCGGCCTTTGACGAGACACTTATTTTCGACAAGGACGGCCAACTTCGGTCGGACCGCGTGGTTCTTACGGATGGAGGCGTCTATGACAATCTCGGGTTGGGGTGCCTTTGGCCAGACCGCTCAGCTGATGTCAGCCTGAACGTGATTCCAGTCGACACGATTGTTTGTTGTTCGGCTGGGTATGGTCTGCGCCGTGATCCTCCCTCCCAATTTTTTTTCGCGCGCATGTTCAGTGTGTTCGGCGCACTATTCGACCGTGCGCAGAATGCAGCGATGCATCGCCTGCATGAAGCTAAGCGATCACGGCAAATCAAGACCTTTATTCTGCCCTATCTCGGCCAACAGGATCGCGAAGTGCCCAACCCGCCCGCGGACCTGGTGCGCCGGGAAGAGGTGCATACCTATCCTACGAATTTCAGCGCCATGACCACCGAGTGGATTGACCGGTTGAGCCTGCGCGGCGAGCAGTTGACCCTCTGCTTGGCGCGGGCGCACATTCCACACGTTGCCGGAGCATCATAA
- a CDS encoding IS30 family transposase — translation MMRRCGMMTSRIWFTSAQKAELWERWKQGQSISSISRALDRRNKSGVQRIVSFHGGIAPSARRRAASALRLAEREEISRGIAAGLAIRAIARSLGRSPSTVCREVLRNGGAQAYRSIRADKHAWERALRPKQCRLACNGRLRWRVAQKLALQWSPEQIAGWLRRQYADDPNMRISHEAIYRSLFIQSRGVLKKELTAHLRTRRQMRLAKGAQTQTGQGQILDMVSIRERPAEAEDRAVPGHWEGDLLTGANDTHIATLVERHSRFTMLVKLKKRDSATVVAALAQQIGKLPKELRRSLTWDQGKEMARHQSFTVATDVRVYFCDPRSPWQRGSNENTNGLLRQYFPRGTNLSRVSQAQLNAVALRLNQRPRKTLDFETPADSLQKVLR, via the coding sequence ATGATGAGGAGGTGTGGGATGATGACGTCACGGATCTGGTTTACTTCAGCGCAGAAGGCCGAACTATGGGAGCGCTGGAAGCAAGGTCAGAGCATTTCGTCGATCTCTCGGGCACTGGATCGCAGGAACAAGTCCGGCGTTCAGCGGATTGTATCCTTTCACGGCGGCATTGCTCCGTCAGCAAGGCGTAGAGCGGCCTCGGCTCTCAGGCTGGCGGAGCGCGAAGAGATATCTCGGGGGATCGCGGCGGGTCTTGCGATACGCGCTATTGCACGAAGTCTCGGGCGATCCCCATCGACAGTATGTCGCGAGGTCTTGCGCAATGGTGGTGCGCAAGCCTACCGCTCGATCCGAGCCGACAAGCATGCGTGGGAGCGAGCGCTGCGCCCCAAGCAGTGTCGCTTGGCCTGCAATGGACGGCTACGATGGCGGGTGGCGCAAAAGCTCGCGCTGCAATGGTCGCCGGAGCAGATAGCAGGCTGGCTGAGGCGACAGTATGCGGACGATCCAAACATGCGGATATCTCATGAAGCGATCTATCGCAGTCTCTTTATCCAGTCGCGCGGTGTGCTCAAGAAGGAGCTGACAGCCCATTTGCGCACCAGGCGGCAGATGCGCCTTGCCAAGGGCGCACAAACCCAGACTGGACAAGGGCAAATCCTGGATATGGTCTCCATCCGCGAGCGCCCCGCCGAGGCTGAGGATCGCGCCGTCCCAGGTCACTGGGAGGGTGATCTGCTCACCGGCGCGAACGACACGCACATCGCTACCCTCGTCGAGCGACACAGCCGCTTCACGATGCTCGTGAAGTTGAAGAAAAGAGACTCCGCGACCGTCGTGGCAGCCTTGGCCCAACAGATCGGCAAACTGCCCAAAGAGTTGCGGCGCTCGCTAACGTGGGACCAGGGAAAAGAGATGGCTCGTCACCAGAGCTTCACCGTTGCAACCGATGTACGGGTCTACTTCTGCGATCCGCGCAGTCCCTGGCAGCGCGGCAGCAACGAAAATACCAACGGTCTGCTCAGGCAATACTTCCCGAGAGGAACCAACCTCTCCCGTGTCTCGCAGGCCCAACTCAACGCCGTTGCCCTGCGCCTCAATCAACGGCCTAGAAAAACCCTGGACTTCGAAACACCGGCCGATAGCCTACAAAAGGTGTTGCGGTGA
- a CDS encoding ComEC/Rec2 family competence protein: protein MNIITANVGQGALAIVRHQAEAIIVDARVPPADDDTVAYVKQLLALSLKGHSVKGLILTGFDNDHTEIVGTSIVLRKYRPDWVMYPTYYKDSAEAKRVFALINDEVRARAGSNNPLRTVSVRLDKLANRKLLGLSSKFEFELFSPHIEDMDCSNNCSIVLKLTGIGHRGFSYLITGDTENPRWDTIEEYFGDSLKSHVLAAPHHGSRNATHPKALVRIAPHTVLISAGVDSQYGHPHPQALRVYASVAKHVFSTNMEGGVSLLTQPGATDLTTTLITSINADQAA from the coding sequence ATGAACATCATTACTGCCAATGTCGGCCAGGGTGCACTCGCAATCGTCCGTCATCAGGCCGAAGCCATCATTGTCGACGCGCGCGTTCCGCCGGCAGATGACGATACCGTAGCGTACGTCAAACAGCTGCTGGCGCTTTCACTCAAAGGCCATTCCGTGAAAGGGCTCATCCTTACCGGATTTGACAACGACCATACGGAGATCGTCGGTACGTCGATCGTCTTGCGCAAATATCGCCCGGACTGGGTGATGTACCCGACCTATTACAAGGACAGCGCCGAGGCCAAACGTGTGTTCGCTCTTATCAACGACGAGGTGCGCGCAAGAGCCGGCTCCAACAATCCATTGCGCACCGTGTCAGTTCGGCTGGACAAGCTGGCTAACCGCAAGTTGCTCGGCCTCTCAAGCAAGTTCGAGTTTGAGCTGTTCTCCCCGCACATCGAGGACATGGACTGCTCGAACAATTGCAGCATTGTCCTTAAATTGACGGGCATCGGCCACCGCGGCTTTTCATACCTGATTACCGGCGATACGGAGAATCCGCGTTGGGATACCATTGAAGAATACTTTGGCGACAGCTTAAAATCGCATGTCCTTGCAGCGCCCCATCACGGCTCGAGGAACGCCACCCACCCGAAGGCGTTGGTGCGCATCGCACCGCACACCGTGCTCATCAGCGCCGGTGTCGACAGCCAGTATGGCCATCCGCACCCTCAGGCGCTTCGCGTTTACGCCAGCGTTGCCAAGCATGTCTTTTCAACCAACATGGAAGGTGGCGTTTCGCTTCTCACCCAACCGGGCGCTACAGACCTGACGACGACACTCATCACGTCCATCAACGCCGACCAAGCTGCATAA
- a CDS encoding ubiquitin-conjugating enzyme E2, producing the protein MPMDIARIHREFAEAQRTFALVELRPTAEGTVYARTALQTSNGKQYVLSIRFTDSYPNEMPRVYVDAPAITTAPHRYQGGYICYLHPSMWNPGAHHLTFVIARAAKWLNKYEVWLNNGGVWPGAQIKH; encoded by the coding sequence ATGCCGATGGACATAGCCAGGATTCACCGGGAGTTCGCGGAAGCGCAGCGCACCTTCGCATTGGTCGAGCTTCGCCCAACCGCCGAGGGCACAGTTTACGCGCGCACCGCTCTGCAGACGAGCAATGGTAAGCAGTACGTTTTGTCGATCCGATTTACGGATAGCTACCCGAACGAAATGCCCCGCGTATATGTCGACGCGCCGGCAATCACCACCGCCCCTCATCGCTATCAAGGCGGTTACATCTGCTATCTCCACCCATCGATGTGGAATCCCGGCGCGCATCACCTGACCTTCGTGATCGCGCGCGCCGCGAAGTGGCTGAACAAATACGAAGTCTGGCTCAACAACGGGGGTGTCTGGCCCGGCGCGCAAATCAAACACTAG